One stretch of Thalassovita sp. DNA includes these proteins:
- a CDS encoding molybdenum cofactor biosynthesis protein MoaE, which translates to MDIRVQEAPFDLGHEVETFTDRQVNMGAVVTFTGITRDLPGAGMDRMEMEHYPGMTERALTKIAEDATARWDLGDVLIIHRYGVLHPQDRIMMVGTASRHRAHAFEAAEFLMDYLKSRAPFWKKEITKDGSEWVAAKDEDEAALDRW; encoded by the coding sequence ATGGACATCCGCGTACAGGAAGCGCCGTTTGATCTCGGCCATGAGGTTGAGACCTTTACCGATCGACAGGTCAATATGGGGGCGGTGGTCACCTTCACCGGCATCACCCGCGATCTGCCCGGCGCCGGCATGGACCGGATGGAGATGGAACACTACCCCGGCATGACCGAACGGGCGCTGACCAAAATCGCCGAGGATGCGACGGCGCGCTGGGATCTGGGGGATGTGCTGATCATCCACCGCTATGGCGTGCTGCACCCACAGGACCGGATCATGATGGTCGGCACCGCCTCACGCCACCGGGCGCATGCCTTTGAGGCGGCGGAGTTCCTTATGGATTACCTGAAATCCCGCGCCCCCTTCTGGAAGAAGGAAATCACCAAAGACGGGTCTGAGTGGGTTGCGGCCAAAGACGAAGACGAGGCCGCACTGGACCGCTGGTAA
- the moaD gene encoding molybdopterin converting factor subunit 1, which produces MDVLYFAWVRERIGIPRETLDTSATTVGELVEELKAREERYAAAFADLSALRVALDQDLSDFDASLEGVREVAFFPPMTGG; this is translated from the coding sequence ATGGATGTGCTCTATTTTGCATGGGTCCGGGAACGGATCGGTATTCCGCGCGAAACGCTGGACACCAGCGCCACAACAGTTGGCGAACTGGTCGAAGAGCTGAAAGCGCGTGAAGAACGTTACGCCGCCGCCTTTGCTGATCTGTCGGCGCTGCGTGTTGCACTGGATCAGGACCTTAGCGATTTTGACGCCTCGCTTGAGGGCGTGCGCGAAGTGGCCTTTTTCCCGCCGATGACCGGCGGCTAA
- the pgsA gene encoding CDP-diacylglycerol--glycerol-3-phosphate 3-phosphatidyltransferase yields the protein MTWTIPNILTVARLLAAPGVAVMFLYFTRPYADWFALVLFVLAALTDWIDGYLARSWGQESKMGAMLDPIADKAMVVIALMVIVGYSSMSPWLVLPATVILFREVFVSGLREFLGDTAGTLKVTKLAKWKTTAQMVAIALLFAQGVFEHYFGMSVLGMNDEIVARILSGELPDDLGLAWKLSGMVWAGNAGLVLLWVAALLTFITGLDYFNKARPHLKDN from the coding sequence ATGACCTGGACGATCCCCAATATCCTGACCGTTGCGCGCCTGTTGGCCGCGCCCGGTGTCGCCGTGATGTTTCTATACTTCACAAGGCCTTACGCTGACTGGTTTGCCCTGGTGCTGTTTGTCTTGGCGGCGCTCACGGATTGGATCGATGGCTACCTCGCCCGGTCCTGGGGACAGGAAAGCAAGATGGGCGCGATGCTGGATCCGATTGCGGACAAGGCTATGGTGGTGATCGCACTGATGGTGATCGTGGGCTATTCCTCCATGTCGCCCTGGCTGGTTCTGCCGGCCACTGTGATCCTCTTCCGCGAAGTGTTTGTTTCGGGCCTGCGCGAATTCCTTGGAGATACGGCCGGCACGCTGAAAGTGACCAAACTGGCCAAGTGGAAAACCACCGCCCAGATGGTGGCCATTGCCCTTCTGTTTGCCCAAGGCGTGTTTGAGCACTACTTCGGCATGAGTGTGCTGGGAATGAACGATGAGATTGTTGCCCGGATCCTGTCAGGTGAACTGCCGGATGATCTGGGTCTTGCGTGGAAACTCAGCGGAATGGTTTGGGCTGGCAACGCTGGTCTGGTGCTGCTGTGGGTCGCGGCGCTTTTGACCTTCATCACCGGGCTGGATTACTTCAACAAGGCGCGGCCGCATCTGAAGGATAATTAA